In the Quercus lobata isolate SW786 chromosome 5, ValleyOak3.0 Primary Assembly, whole genome shotgun sequence genome, one interval contains:
- the LOC115992983 gene encoding uncharacterized protein LOC115992983, whose product MAKGLIWATAEDLARNRGRVLSLYRQILRSINSPKLPLTFAARLAKKAEVRAIFLLASEETSLHNIEDLIDTAEYSLSLLRKGEIPKYIQ is encoded by the coding sequence ATGGCAAAAGGTCTCATATGGGCAACAGCAGAGGATTTGGCGAGGAATAGAGGACgagttctctctctttatcGCCAGATATTGCGAAGCATCAACTCCCCAAAGCTTCCACTCACTTTTGCAGCAAGATTGGCTAAGAAAGCAGAGGTTCGTGCTATCTTCCTGTTGGCTTCTGAAGAGACATCCCTGCATAACATTGAAGACCTTATTGACACTGCTGAGTACTCTCTTTCCCTTCTAAGAAAAGGCGAAATCCCCAAATACATACAATGA
- the LOC115990710 gene encoding uncharacterized protein LOC115990710, producing MEEMKENMRRTNPIEDLVHRTDSPFTASINSYPLPSKFKLPSLDSYDGTRDPFDHIATFKTMMHLQRVPDEIMCRAFPTTLKGLARVWFSKIPPSSVGSFEELSKLFVNNFIGGQRHKRSSSNLLTIEQGENESLRSFITRFNREALSVDEVDDKLLLAAFHNGINSNLFIHKLYEKEPQTMVELVHSAQNFMNTEDAIIAKKRKRAERMGAHPTRHSEQGPHPKNGRTEDKKE from the coding sequence atggaggaaatgaaagagaacatgAGGAGGACGAATCCTATAGAAGATTTGGTCCACAGAACTGACTCTCcctttacggcttccatcaacaGTTATCCTCTACCATCAAAGTTTAAGCTGCCTTCTCTGGATTCGTATGATGGAACGCGTGACCCATTTGATCACATTGCTACTTTCAAGACAATGATGCACCTTCAAAGGGTCCCTGATGAAAtcatgtgtagagccttccctaccacccttaaAGGTCTGGCACGAGTCTGgttcagcaaaatacccccaagTTCTGTAGGTTCTTTCGAAGAGTTGAGCAagttgtttgttaacaatttcattgggGGACAGAGACACAAGCGTTCCTCGTCCAACTTGTTGACCATAGAGCAAGGGGAGAATGAGAGTCTGCGGTCATTCATCACTCGCTTCAACAGAGAAGCCCTTAGTGTGGACGAGGTAGACGACAAGCTTCTATTGGCGGCCTTCCATAATGGGATTAATTCTAATCTATTTATCCACAAGCTATATGAGAAGGAGCCTCAAACCATGGTTGAGCTCGTCCATTCCGCTCAGAATTTTATGAATACAGAAGATGcgatcatagccaagaagaggaaaagagctgAAAGGATGGGAGCGCACCCAACACGCCACTCAGAACAAGGCCCTCATCCAAAGAATGGACGGACGGAAGATAAGAAGGAATGA